A portion of the Hoylesella buccalis ATCC 35310 genome contains these proteins:
- a CDS encoding calcineurin-like phosphoesterase C-terminal domain-containing protein, protein MKRACLTLLLLCTTLLTFATTKPKVMWLDCSANFERFSYPDSIRYYVGKCHEAGITHLVLDIKDNTGEVLYDSKYTSRKRTWKGFTRPDFDFINTFISEAHKRGMVIFAGMNIFADGSKAHGQLRGAVFGKNKKWQSINYVPGKGLIPVTELNGKTSMFLNPALKDVQRHEINIVKEVVKRFKFDGIMLDRARYDCIESDFSEASRTLFEKYIGEKLNKYPEDIYEWKANDKGSFDRVPGPYYKKWIEWRASVIYGFINDVRSAIKKIDSQCILASYTGAWYPTYYEVGVNWASNKYDPSKDFPWATPEYRKYGYAELIDFYTNGNYYKNVTIDDYYKSSGLYKNETDSEASSGEYLCVEGGCKYTRQLLQGAKPFYGGLYVEDYRKNPLQFQKAVRMNLQESDGVMIFDIVHIILYDWWKELKEALDEDHVPNPHELYGSVTCEGKGVPNVVVTDGKRCVTTDKNGVYRIPNVGDTRFVYISTPAGFLTETNRGIPLFYQEIDHQKQQLEYNFRLKKNPKDDTRHIAIVEADVQANSKEHWLKYGPVVDDYRKLLASTPDKDAFGLSCGDICWDTPTTFFEDYMRQAQRIDLPFYRVIGNHDMDYNGRTHETSYRSFETHFGPSCYSFNKGNAHYIVINNCFYVGRQYFYVGYIDENTFKWLEQDLSYVPKGTVVFVAAHIPFRSTVKEQPFVYTYEYLGGETINAESLFKLLEGYESHFLTGHMHTNSNVIFNNHQMEHNIGAVCGTWWHVPLCLDGTPQGCQVFEVDGKKVSWYYKSTGYPKTYQFRAYAPGTVKEYPKDIIANVWNYDDQWKVEWLENGKPMGVMTQYTGLDPAAVKMVKDHRKTMQSWIAPLPTKHMFRATPRNSKSKLAVRVTDRFGNVYQEEITRK, encoded by the coding sequence ATGAAAAGAGCCTGTCTCACACTACTCCTATTGTGCACCACCTTACTGACTTTTGCCACGACCAAACCTAAGGTCATGTGGTTGGATTGTTCGGCCAACTTCGAGCGATTCAGCTATCCTGACTCCATCAGGTATTACGTTGGCAAATGCCATGAGGCTGGTATCACGCATTTAGTATTAGACATCAAGGATAACACCGGTGAGGTGCTTTACGACAGTAAGTACACATCGAGGAAAAGAACGTGGAAGGGATTTACACGTCCTGATTTTGACTTTATCAATACGTTCATCTCTGAAGCTCACAAGCGTGGCATGGTTATATTTGCCGGCATGAACATCTTCGCTGACGGAAGCAAGGCGCACGGTCAGTTAAGAGGAGCTGTCTTTGGGAAAAACAAGAAATGGCAATCCATCAATTACGTTCCCGGAAAAGGACTCATTCCCGTGACAGAATTAAATGGAAAAACGTCCATGTTCTTAAACCCTGCCTTGAAAGACGTGCAACGTCATGAAATCAACATCGTGAAAGAAGTGGTAAAACGTTTTAAGTTTGACGGTATCATGTTGGACAGGGCGCGCTATGATTGCATCGAATCAGACTTTTCGGAAGCATCGCGCACCTTGTTTGAAAAATACATCGGTGAAAAACTAAACAAGTATCCAGAAGACATATACGAATGGAAAGCCAACGACAAGGGCTCGTTCGACAGGGTTCCCGGTCCGTATTACAAGAAATGGATAGAGTGGCGTGCCTCTGTCATCTATGGTTTTATAAATGATGTCAGATCCGCTATAAAAAAAATAGATTCCCAATGTATACTAGCCTCATACACGGGGGCATGGTACCCTACCTATTATGAGGTGGGTGTGAACTGGGCAAGCAACAAGTATGACCCCTCAAAGGATTTCCCATGGGCCACGCCTGAGTATCGCAAATATGGCTATGCAGAACTGATAGACTTCTACACCAACGGTAATTATTATAAAAATGTAACCATAGACGATTATTACAAGTCGTCAGGATTGTACAAGAACGAGACCGACAGCGAAGCCTCGTCTGGTGAATACCTCTGCGTGGAAGGCGGATGCAAGTACACAAGGCAGCTGTTGCAGGGTGCCAAGCCATTCTATGGAGGCCTATATGTAGAAGACTACCGGAAAAACCCCTTGCAGTTTCAGAAAGCTGTCCGCATGAACCTCCAAGAGTCTGACGGTGTCATGATATTCGACATCGTGCACATCATCCTCTATGATTGGTGGAAAGAGCTGAAAGAAGCGTTGGACGAAGACCATGTGCCTAATCCACACGAGCTGTATGGATCGGTCACTTGCGAAGGCAAGGGCGTACCCAATGTTGTGGTGACAGATGGGAAACGCTGTGTAACGACAGACAAGAACGGGGTATATCGCATACCAAACGTGGGTGACACACGGTTTGTGTACATATCCACACCTGCCGGGTTTCTCACCGAAACAAACAGGGGAATACCACTGTTTTATCAAGAAATTGACCATCAGAAACAACAGCTGGAATACAATTTCAGGCTCAAGAAAAATCCCAAGGACGACACAAGACATATCGCCATCGTAGAGGCCGACGTGCAAGCCAACTCCAAAGAGCACTGGTTGAAATACGGCCCAGTAGTGGACGACTATCGCAAGTTGTTGGCCTCAACCCCTGACAAAGATGCGTTTGGGTTGTCATGCGGTGACATCTGTTGGGACACGCCGACAACATTCTTTGAGGATTACATGCGACAGGCACAGCGCATCGACCTTCCTTTTTATCGAGTGATTGGAAATCACGACATGGACTACAATGGCCGAACGCACGAAACATCCTACCGATCGTTTGAAACACATTTCGGACCATCATGCTATTCTTTCAACAAAGGCAACGCACACTATATCGTTATCAATAATTGCTTTTACGTTGGACGACAATACTTCTATGTAGGATACATCGATGAGAATACCTTCAAGTGGTTGGAACAAGATCTTTCATACGTTCCCAAAGGCACCGTAGTGTTTGTAGCGGCGCATATTCCTTTTAGATCCACGGTGAAAGAACAACCGTTTGTTTACACCTACGAATACTTAGGGGGCGAAACCATCAACGCAGAGTCGCTCTTCAAACTGCTTGAAGGCTACGAATCGCATTTCCTCACAGGACACATGCATACCAATTCGAACGTCATCTTCAACAACCATCAGATGGAACACAACATCGGAGCCGTATGTGGAACATGGTGGCACGTCCCATTGTGCCTTGACGGTACGCCACAGGGATGTCAGGTCTTTGAGGTGGATGGCAAGAAGGTAAGTTGGTATTACAAGAGTACGGGCTATCCCAAGACATACCAATTCAGGGCGTATGCACCTGGAACGGTGAAAGAATATCCTAAGGATATCATCGCCAATGTGTGGAATTATGACGACCAATGGAAAGTAGAATGGCTGGAAAACGGTAAGCCGATGGGTGTGATGACGCAATACACCGGTCTGGACCCAGCAGCCGTAAAAATGGTTAAGGACCATCGCAAGACCATGCAAAGCTGGATTGCGCCCCTGCCCACCAAACACATGTTCCGTGCCACGCCTCGCAATTCCAAATCTAAATTGGCCGTGCGAGTGACCGACCGTTTCGGAAATGTTTACCAAGAAGAAATAACACGAAAATGA
- a CDS encoding DUF4434 domain-containing protein produces MVNRREFIKKTALAGAAITMAPIAKGANQLTKTENLLNTQGKGVSGSLIVPKNNGLKITGTFLDEISHDIPHQNWGEKEWDQDFKYMKAIGIDTVIVIRCGYRKFMTYPSEYLVKKHGCYMPSVDLIDMYLRLADRYGMKFYFGLYDSGRYWDTGDMSWEIEDNKYVIDEVWKRYGHHKSFKGWYISTEISRQTKGAIPTFHALGKQCKDVSDGLPVFISPWIDGKKAVMGTQQLSKAQAVSVEEHEREWNEIFDGIHDVVDACAFQDGHIDYDELDAFFSVNKKLADRYGMQCWTNAESFDRDMPIRFLPIKFDKLRMKLEAAKRCHYDKAITFEFSHFMSPQSAYIQAHHLYDRYKEYFNIR; encoded by the coding sequence ATGGTCAATAGAAGAGAATTTATCAAAAAGACGGCACTCGCAGGAGCAGCTATAACGATGGCCCCGATAGCAAAGGGAGCCAACCAACTGACAAAAACAGAGAATCTGCTCAATACGCAAGGAAAAGGCGTTAGTGGCTCTCTCATCGTTCCGAAGAACAACGGACTGAAGATAACCGGTACTTTTTTGGATGAGATATCCCATGACATTCCTCACCAAAACTGGGGAGAAAAAGAGTGGGATCAGGATTTCAAGTACATGAAGGCCATCGGCATTGATACCGTGATTGTCATTCGTTGTGGATACCGTAAATTTATGACCTATCCCTCTGAGTATCTTGTTAAGAAGCATGGATGTTATATGCCGTCTGTCGATTTGATAGACATGTATCTCCGCCTGGCCGATCGATATGGCATGAAGTTCTACTTTGGCCTTTACGATTCTGGTCGATACTGGGACACGGGCGATATGTCTTGGGAGATTGAGGACAACAAATATGTCATCGATGAAGTATGGAAGCGATACGGTCACCACAAGAGTTTTAAAGGGTGGTATATCAGCACCGAGATTAGTAGACAGACCAAAGGCGCCATTCCCACGTTCCATGCGCTTGGCAAGCAGTGTAAGGATGTTTCTGATGGCTTACCTGTATTTATCTCTCCATGGATTGACGGAAAGAAAGCGGTGATGGGTACACAGCAGCTCAGCAAAGCCCAAGCGGTTTCCGTGGAGGAACATGAGCGTGAATGGAACGAGATCTTCGATGGTATACACGACGTGGTTGATGCCTGTGCTTTCCAAGATGGGCACATCGACTATGATGAGCTGGATGCTTTCTTCTCAGTGAACAAAAAGTTGGCCGACAGGTATGGTATGCAATGTTGGACCAATGCCGAATCGTTCGACCGTGACATGCCCATCAGGTTCTTGCCGATTAAATTCGACAAGCTGCGAATGAAGCTAGAAGCTGCCAAGCGGTGTCATTACGACAAAGCCATTACGTTCGAATTCTCCCACTTTATGAGTCCACAGTCAGCCTATATCCAGGCACATCACCTGTACGACCGTTATAAAGAATATTTCAATATCAGGTAA
- a CDS encoding DUF5018 domain-containing protein produces the protein MKTKILTLACNLLLIFTWVGCQEPEEFHPNIERNGITNLTARFIDDDRDENNFTSEIDYQNKVITVVFPYNYPRLSDNVLDKSSLKKMRVFASLENNVYVTPKLYFMDLTKENTITVTDQNGGKADYKVVAEIRKSNECAITKFDLPNANLSGLVKEADKVISLVSADEIGKQLATVSISHGATISPDPTVVALDYDQEQQIKVTAQDGVTSMVYTVKKEIPQKINNGLRASSAQLLWVKKLVDIGLTQNHMTTGIAALNNYVVVNERGNGQAVYLNAKTGEIAGHIDISEFAGSVTNMYATADDNDNILFCNLNNQKNGKFVIWRVKGVKGKPEKYLEYTTSAQMGRKLSVIGSLDGDAIITAPIYATAGQFARWQVKAGKLVSTTPVMVQAQGLGNWGTNADVIYSDPTDPTSDYFAAYYAAPRHASLFDGKTNSIKAKGPEITSNWLQNAVDYTIFNKAHYFISNSVNLWTWGTDDCIYLFDTGGGNLDTQVLDFSSKGLDINGKYGGKALGKQNANGTGDVALRVSNDGYYLYIYFMFTNGYVGCVRCDCLDL, from the coding sequence ATGAAAACCAAAATATTGACATTAGCCTGCAACCTGCTGCTTATTTTTACATGGGTAGGTTGCCAAGAGCCCGAGGAGTTTCACCCTAATATAGAGCGAAACGGCATCACGAATCTCACAGCACGATTTATTGATGACGACAGGGATGAAAACAACTTCACAAGTGAGATAGACTATCAAAACAAAGTGATTACCGTCGTGTTTCCTTATAACTACCCACGGCTGTCTGACAATGTTCTCGACAAATCGTCGCTCAAAAAGATGCGGGTGTTCGCAAGTCTTGAAAACAACGTGTATGTGACACCTAAGCTGTACTTTATGGATCTGACGAAGGAGAACACGATTACCGTAACCGACCAGAACGGCGGGAAGGCAGACTATAAAGTTGTGGCCGAAATAAGAAAAAGCAACGAATGTGCCATCACTAAGTTTGACCTCCCGAATGCTAACTTAAGTGGCCTTGTGAAGGAAGCAGACAAGGTAATCTCCCTTGTCTCTGCTGACGAGATTGGCAAACAACTTGCTACGGTGAGCATCTCTCACGGAGCCACCATTTCTCCTGACCCAACAGTCGTAGCTCTTGACTATGACCAGGAGCAACAAATCAAGGTTACGGCGCAAGATGGCGTTACCTCGATGGTGTACACTGTGAAAAAAGAAATTCCACAAAAAATCAACAATGGATTGCGCGCCAGCAGCGCCCAACTGTTGTGGGTAAAGAAACTTGTGGACATCGGACTAACCCAAAACCACATGACCACCGGTATCGCTGCTCTTAACAACTATGTTGTTGTGAACGAGAGAGGCAATGGACAAGCTGTATATCTCAACGCCAAAACTGGAGAGATAGCTGGCCATATCGACATCAGCGAATTTGCTGGAAGCGTGACAAACATGTATGCCACGGCCGATGATAACGACAATATATTGTTCTGTAACCTCAATAACCAGAAAAATGGTAAGTTCGTTATCTGGAGAGTAAAGGGTGTCAAGGGCAAGCCTGAAAAGTATTTAGAATATACCACAAGCGCACAAATGGGACGTAAACTATCTGTTATTGGTAGCTTGGACGGTGATGCTATTATTACTGCACCTATATATGCTACTGCAGGACAATTCGCACGCTGGCAGGTGAAAGCCGGAAAGCTGGTTTCTACCACGCCAGTCATGGTTCAAGCCCAAGGCTTAGGTAACTGGGGTACTAACGCAGACGTAATATACAGCGATCCAACTGACCCCACAAGTGACTATTTTGCTGCATATTATGCCGCACCAAGGCATGCCTCATTGTTTGACGGCAAAACCAATTCCATCAAGGCCAAGGGACCTGAAATTACATCTAATTGGCTTCAGAATGCGGTAGACTATACCATATTTAACAAAGCACACTACTTCATTTCTAACTCTGTGAACCTTTGGACATGGGGTACAGACGATTGCATCTACTTGTTCGACACAGGTGGTGGCAATTTGGACACGCAGGTGCTTGACTTCTCTTCAAAAGGCTTGGATATCAATGGCAAGTATGGAGGCAAGGCATTAGGAAAACAAAACGCAAATGGAACAGGCGACGTCGCACTGAGAGTATCGAACGACGGATACTATCTGTACATCTACTTCATGTTTACCAACGGATATGTTGGTTGCGTGCGCTGCGACTGTTTGGATTTGTAA
- a CDS encoding sugar porter family MFS transporter — translation MNDSSVKLGYVFYLALAAALGGLLFGYDTAVISGTIDQVTSQFSLSVLQQGWYVGCALIGSIIGVAFAGWLSDEIGRKPAMFLSAILFTVSAIGCAITPTFNWLVIYRIVGGVGIGVVSIVAPMYISEVSVSQYRGRMVSLYQLAITVGFLAAYLVNFLLLGVSQSHSFASSQFQLIFVDEVWRGMLGMETIPALFFFILLFFIPESPRWLVVRNKSVQATRILEKFFSEKKEADAVVSQVQSNLASQVKTDWHQLLRPGIFTAVVVGVCIAILGQFMGVNAVLYYGPSIFKDAGMTDPLFCQVLVGIVNCVTTILAMSIIDKVGRKKLIYYGVSGMILSLLMIAFYFAFTETMNLSVYFMLSFFLFYVFCCAISISAVVWVLLSEMYPNSVRGVAMSIAGFALWIGTYLVGQLTPWMLTSLTPAGTFIFFAIMCLPYMFIMWKYIPETAGMSLEEIERYWTKRK, via the coding sequence ATGAATGATTCTTCCGTAAAACTGGGATATGTGTTTTATCTGGCGCTGGCTGCGGCATTGGGCGGACTGCTCTTTGGGTATGACACGGCCGTCATATCAGGCACCATAGACCAGGTCACGAGTCAGTTTTCGCTCAGCGTTTTACAGCAGGGCTGGTATGTAGGTTGTGCCTTGATTGGTTCTATCATAGGCGTGGCTTTCGCAGGTTGGTTAAGTGACGAGATTGGACGCAAGCCTGCCATGTTCCTGTCCGCCATCTTGTTCACCGTTTCAGCCATCGGGTGTGCCATCACCCCTACGTTCAATTGGTTAGTGATTTATCGTATTGTGGGCGGCGTTGGCATCGGCGTGGTATCAATAGTTGCACCCATGTACATATCAGAGGTTTCTGTTTCTCAATACCGAGGCAGGATGGTGTCCCTCTACCAGTTGGCCATAACAGTTGGTTTCCTGGCTGCCTATCTGGTCAACTTCTTGCTCTTGGGTGTATCTCAAAGCCATTCTTTCGCATCTTCACAGTTCCAACTGATATTTGTGGATGAGGTGTGGCGAGGGATGTTGGGCATGGAAACGATACCAGCATTGTTCTTTTTCATCCTTTTGTTTTTCATTCCAGAGAGTCCGAGGTGGCTGGTTGTTCGTAACAAAAGCGTTCAAGCTACCCGCATTCTTGAAAAATTCTTTTCTGAAAAGAAAGAAGCGGATGCTGTTGTCAGTCAGGTACAGTCCAATCTGGCCTCGCAAGTTAAGACCGACTGGCATCAACTTCTGCGCCCGGGAATATTCACTGCTGTCGTTGTCGGAGTGTGCATCGCCATTCTCGGACAGTTCATGGGTGTAAATGCCGTGTTGTATTATGGCCCTTCTATCTTCAAGGATGCAGGCATGACCGATCCCTTGTTCTGCCAAGTTCTGGTGGGCATCGTCAATTGTGTCACCACTATTCTGGCTATGAGCATTATCGATAAGGTAGGAAGAAAAAAGCTCATCTATTATGGCGTGTCTGGCATGATACTGTCGCTACTGATGATCGCTTTCTATTTCGCATTCACAGAGACGATGAACCTTTCGGTCTATTTCATGCTTTCATTCTTTCTCTTCTATGTGTTTTGCTGCGCCATCTCTATCAGTGCGGTGGTTTGGGTGCTACTTTCTGAGATGTATCCCAACAGTGTCAGAGGCGTTGCCATGTCTATCGCCGGTTTCGCATTATGGATAGGAACCTATCTTGTGGGACAGCTCACACCATGGATGCTCACATCGCTGACACCTGCCGGTACGTTTATATTCTTTGCCATCATGTGTCTGCCTTACATGTTCATCATGTGGAAATACATTCCGGAAACCGCTGGCATGTCATTGGAAGAAATAGAACGCTACTGGACCAAACGCAAATAA
- a CDS encoding RagB/SusD family nutrient uptake outer membrane protein, producing MKNICFNIAVAFCAVLPLTSCNDWLDGVTQTATVSDEIVWQDAKHVDKNVNAFYTALHRYGQFGETQFGGSLTESLTDAFKYGSVSLGHRAGHPNVYVTDPSVVTPDGCLYNVWSEGAAYGSIRQINQFLAMQKQYSKFSEEQNARWEAQARFFRAYLYFQLAKRHGSVIIYDNLPESNDKALSSAEETWKFIGDDLDFAAANLPAEWADPNAKGRVTQGAAYALKSRAMLYAEQWQAAYDAADKVEKLGLYDLASNYADAWSGNNNECILAFRYNKDSGPYHSFDQYYVPQCDGYDFGATGTPTQEMVECYETKEGKTVDWTPWHETTNQKPPYDQLEPRFAATIIYAGCEWKGRKMDCSVGGKNGEFMAYREQAYSFGKTTTGYFLRKLLDEKLTDIKGQHSSQPWVEIRFAEVLLNKAEAAFRLGKTSEAQTLMNRVRARVGLPAKTSTGDAWFKDYRNERKVELAYEGHLFWDMRRWKLAHIEYNNYRCHGMKITNGTYEYVDCDGQDRKFSSKLYRLPVPTSELKNNKLAKQFDEWK from the coding sequence TGTTTGGCAAGACGCAAAGCACGTTGATAAAAACGTGAATGCTTTTTACACCGCTTTGCACAGATACGGCCAGTTTGGAGAGACGCAGTTTGGCGGTAGCTTGACCGAAAGCCTTACAGACGCCTTCAAATATGGCTCGGTATCATTGGGTCATCGCGCAGGGCATCCCAATGTTTACGTTACCGACCCATCAGTAGTGACACCCGATGGCTGTCTATATAATGTATGGAGCGAGGGAGCTGCTTACGGAAGTATCAGGCAGATAAACCAGTTTTTAGCCATGCAAAAACAATATTCGAAGTTTTCTGAGGAGCAAAACGCACGCTGGGAGGCTCAGGCTCGCTTCTTCCGCGCATACCTATACTTCCAGTTGGCTAAACGGCATGGTAGCGTCATTATCTACGATAACTTGCCAGAAAGCAACGACAAAGCACTAAGTTCGGCTGAAGAAACTTGGAAATTTATCGGTGATGATCTTGACTTTGCGGCAGCTAACCTTCCTGCGGAGTGGGCAGATCCCAATGCAAAAGGCAGGGTAACTCAAGGAGCAGCCTATGCGCTGAAGTCACGAGCCATGCTTTACGCAGAACAATGGCAGGCTGCATACGACGCAGCCGACAAGGTAGAGAAGCTCGGGCTTTACGATTTGGCATCCAATTACGCTGACGCATGGAGTGGCAACAACAACGAATGCATTTTGGCGTTCAGGTACAACAAGGACAGTGGACCCTACCACAGTTTTGACCAATACTATGTGCCACAGTGCGACGGATACGATTTTGGTGCTACGGGAACACCCACGCAGGAAATGGTGGAGTGCTATGAAACCAAGGAAGGTAAAACTGTGGATTGGACACCATGGCATGAAACGACCAACCAAAAGCCTCCTTACGACCAGCTTGAACCCCGATTTGCCGCAACTATCATATATGCGGGATGCGAATGGAAGGGACGCAAGATGGATTGCAGCGTAGGAGGAAAGAACGGTGAGTTCATGGCTTATCGTGAGCAGGCCTACTCTTTCGGCAAAACCACCACAGGATATTTTCTTCGTAAGCTGCTCGACGAAAAGCTGACGGATATCAAGGGACAACATAGCTCGCAACCATGGGTAGAAATACGCTTTGCCGAGGTGTTGTTGAACAAAGCCGAGGCTGCCTTCAGATTGGGCAAAACCAGTGAGGCACAGACGCTCATGAACCGCGTGCGGGCACGTGTTGGACTGCCTGCGAAAACCTCTACCGGTGACGCTTGGTTTAAGGATTACCGCAACGAGCGTAAAGTGGAATTAGCTTACGAAGGACATCTGTTCTGGGATATGCGCAGGTGGAAACTGGCTCATATTGAGTATAACAACTACCGCTGTCACGGTATGAAGATTACCAACGGCACATACGAGTATGTTGATTGTGACGGTCAAGACCGTAAGTTCTCGTCAAAACTCTACAGGCTGCCTGTTCCTACATCCGAATTGAAGAACAATAAGTTGGCCAAACAGTTTGATGAATGGAAATAA
- a CDS encoding alpha amylase family protein: protein MKQRHCTISLLFLTLLVFVACGSKDPIDYWGQNKQKEEKENNKEIENKTDKPRYIWIDAAANFPDFANSKEAITRDLTLAKDAGFTDIVVDVRPTCGDVLFKTSTVEQVKYQYAWTSTGYTKIDRTATWDYLQAFIDAARKLDLKVHAGINTFVGGNTMNNGTGMVYRDENKRAWTTQMSTAQGIVSIMEEAEPTKFLNPANPEVQTFLCNLLRDLAKYDLDGIVLDRGRYLDLRADFSDLSRKKFETYMGSKISNFPEDILPKGATKLSGKSSDYTKKWLEFRAKTIRDFMEKARNAVKSVNSNIQFGVYVGGWYSTYYTVGVNWGSPNFKTSDYYRWATKNYHSFGYADLMDQMLIGAYASPLLVYGNTEWTMQGFCLQAMSKIKGSCPKVVGGPDVGNWDTANKATQEQENQAIVQSVKACMDACNGYFLFDMIHLKKANQWKYAKEGIAKAIEKTNQ from the coding sequence ATGAAACAACGACATTGTACTATCAGCCTTTTATTCCTGACTCTACTTGTTTTTGTAGCATGTGGATCAAAAGATCCAATAGATTATTGGGGACAAAACAAACAAAAGGAAGAAAAGGAAAATAACAAAGAAATAGAAAATAAGACCGACAAACCAAGATATATCTGGATTGACGCAGCAGCGAATTTTCCAGATTTCGCCAATAGCAAAGAGGCCATAACACGAGATTTGACCCTGGCCAAAGACGCAGGTTTCACGGATATCGTGGTAGACGTGCGCCCAACATGCGGAGACGTATTGTTCAAGACTTCCACAGTAGAACAAGTGAAATATCAATACGCATGGACATCTACAGGCTATACAAAGATAGACCGCACGGCTACGTGGGACTATTTGCAAGCATTTATAGATGCTGCACGAAAATTGGATTTGAAAGTTCACGCAGGCATTAACACCTTTGTGGGAGGAAACACCATGAACAACGGAACGGGTATGGTGTATCGTGACGAGAACAAGAGGGCATGGACAACACAGATGAGTACAGCTCAGGGTATTGTCAGTATCATGGAAGAGGCTGAGCCTACCAAGTTTCTAAATCCAGCCAATCCGGAAGTGCAAACTTTTCTTTGCAACTTGTTGCGAGATCTTGCGAAATATGACCTTGACGGTATTGTGTTGGATCGAGGCAGATATTTGGATTTGCGCGCTGACTTCTCTGATCTGTCCCGCAAAAAATTTGAAACGTATATGGGAAGTAAAATCTCCAATTTCCCGGAAGACATTCTTCCCAAAGGCGCGACAAAGCTATCGGGGAAATCTTCTGATTACACAAAGAAATGGTTGGAGTTTAGGGCCAAAACCATTCGCGACTTTATGGAAAAGGCACGAAACGCTGTCAAGAGCGTCAACTCCAACATACAATTTGGCGTGTATGTCGGTGGTTGGTACTCCACCTATTACACTGTGGGTGTGAATTGGGGCTCCCCTAATTTTAAAACCTCTGATTATTATAGATGGGCAACTAAAAACTATCACTCCTTCGGATACGCTGACTTGATGGATCAAATGCTCATTGGTGCTTACGCCTCGCCATTGCTTGTTTATGGCAATACGGAATGGACCATGCAGGGATTCTGTTTACAGGCCATGTCAAAGATAAAAGGTTCTTGCCCCAAAGTAGTGGGAGGACCTGATGTCGGTAATTGGGACACGGCCAATAAAGCCACCCAAGAGCAGGAAAACCAAGCCATCGTGCAATCTGTCAAGGCATGCATGGATGCTTGTAACGGCTATTTTCTGTTCGACATGATTCATCTTAAGAAAGCCAATCAATGGAAATATGCCAAGGAAGGCATCGCTAAAGCCATCGAAAAAACAAATCAATAA